CCGCCTTCGACCATCAGCACATAGCCGTTCTTGTCCTGCGACAGGGTGCGGATCGCGGCCTTGGTCATCTCGGCCAAGCTCGGGTCGCCATTGGCGCTGCGGTCGCGATCATGGTCGAACTGCATGTGGTCCGGCTCGAACAGGCCCAGCAGCGCCGGCGCGTTCTGCGCCGCTTCCAGTTGTCCGCGGGTCCACACGTAGGCGCCCTGCGGATGGCGCTGGCGCCATTCGCCGACCAGGTCGCGGCCGTCCAGGCGCAAGCCGACCTTGTCGTCGTACTCCGGGTCGCGCTGCTCGACGGTGGTGAACTGGCCGCGGCCGCCGGCCAGCATCACCTGCGGGCCGCGCCCGAAGCGCGCGCTCACCATCTGCTGGGCGATGTCGCGGCAGCCTTCGGCCACCGCCTTCTCCGGCAGGTCGGCGTCGCTTTCCCAGTTGCGCTCGGGCACGTGCGCGTAGGTCGCGGCCGGGGTGGCGTGGGTCAGCCGGGTGGTGGTGACGATGCCGGTGCCCATGCCGGCGCTGTCGGCCAGTTCCAGCCAGCTCAGCAACTGTTTGCCGAGGCTGTCGGCGCAGGCGTCGCGCTTGCCGGCGGATACGCCGATCGCGCCCATGTGGGTCTTCACCCCGGTGGTGATCGAGCTCATGGTGCCGGCCGAATCCGGCGTCTGCGAATCGGTGTTGTAGGTCTTGCTCAGCGCGGTGGCCGGGAACGCCTCCCACGACAGCTGGTTCTCCTCGCCGGAAGCGCCCTTGCGCTGGCCGTCGAGGATGCGCGCGGCGGCGACCGTGGTCAGGCTCATGCCGTCGCCAAGGAACAGGATGACGTTCTTGGCCTTGCCGCGCATCGCACCGTTGTTGGCGGCCTTGGCCGCGCCGCTGCGGTACCACCAGGCCGGGGTCTCGCCGGCCGGATGGGCCACGGCGGGGACGACTATCGGCGCGACGTTGGCGCTGGCGGCCGGCGCGTGCGGCGTGCTGGCGCAGGCACCCAGCAGCAGGGTGGAGGCGGCGGCGAGAGCGGAAACGGGAAGGCGCATACGCAGAACGGGTCCTGAACAACGAAGTCCCCCGCATTATGCCGGCTGCGACAAGGCACGCCGATGACATCGCGCCTTTCCAGCCATGGCGTCGTCGCTGCTGCCGGGGTGCGCTATCGTGCGAAACCCCCCGATCTCTCTGGACAGCGTCGATGAAACTGGTGACGGCCTGGTTACGCATTCCGTTCTGGCAGCGCGTGGTCGCCGGCTTTCTGCTGGGCGCCCTGGCCGGCTGGGCGCTGGGCCCGACCGCGGAGACCTGGTTCAAGCCGCTGGGCGACCTGTACGTCACCCTGATCAAGATGATCGCGGTGCCGCTGGTGTTCTTCGCGGTCATCAATGCGATCTCGGCGCTGCACGGGCAGCAGTCGGTGGCCAAGCTGGGCGGGCGCACCTTCCTGTGGTTCGTGGTCACCGCGGCGCTGGCGGTCGGCGTCGGCCTGGCCGTGGGCACCGTGCTGCAGCCGGGCGCCGGCCACCTGGGCCTGCGCGTGGACAGCGCCTGGACCCCGCGCGACGTGCCCAGCCCGGTGCAGGTGCTGCTGGACGTGGTGCCGTCCAATCCGTTCTATGCGCTCACCGGCATCGGCACCAAGACCAACGCCGCCGGCGAGACCGTGCTGGCGGCCGGGCGCGGTTCGATCCTGCCGGTGATCTTCTTCGCCGCGCTGCTCGGCTTTGCCATGGTCAAGCTCGGCGAGCGCGTGGCCGAGGCGCGCAAGCTCACCAAGCAGATGAGCGAGATCATGATCCAGGTCACCCGCTTCGTGCTGGAGATGACCCCGCTCGGCACCTTCGGCCTGATCGCCGCGCTGGTCGGCGGCTACGGCTTCGGCAAGCTGCTGCCGTTCGGCAATTTCGTGCTGGCGCTGTACCTGGCCTGCGCGATCCACATCGTGGTGGTCTACAGCAGCCTGCTGCTGGTGCACGGGCTGAACCCGTGGAAGTTCTTCCGCGGCGCCGCGCCGGGCATGCAGGTGGCCTTCGTCAGCTCCTCCAGTTTCGCCGCGATGCCGGTGGCGCTGCGCTCGATCACCCACAACCTCGGCGTCAACAAGGACTACGCGGCGTTCGCGGTGCCGTTGGGCGCCAGCATCAAGATGGACGGCTGCGGTGCGATCTTCCCGGCGCTGTGCGCGGTGTTCATCGCCCAGTACACCGGCGTGCCGCTGACCGCCAACCAGTACTTCGTGGTGCTGATCGCCTCGGTGCTGGGCAGTTTCGGCACCGCCGGCGTGCCCGGCACCGCGGTGGTGATGGCCACGGTGGTGCTAAGTGCGGCCAACCTGCCGCTGGAGGTGATCGGCTACCTGTACGCCATCGACCGCGTGCTGGACATGATGCGCACCATGACCAACGTGACCGGGCAGATGCTGGTGCCGGTATTGGTGGCCAAGGAAACCGGCCTGCTCGACCGCGGCATCTACGAGGCCGCCTCGAGCAATGTCGGCCTGGAAGATCCGCCGGTCGACGGTTCCGGCCAGGTCCGTTGATGCTCCGGTGAGCACGGCCGCCGAGAGCCTGCGCGCGCAGCTGCGGCAGTTGCCGGGGCTGACGCTGCGCGAGGGGGTGCTGGTGCACGACGCGCTGCCGGACGACCCATTCGAGCAGCGCTATCTGGAGGTGCGCCGCCGCGAAGGCCGCCTCTACAGCGACGCGCAGGTGCGCACGCTGCCGCAGCCGCCCGGCGCGCTCGGCGCCAGTCACGAATGGCGGGTGCGTGCCGAATCGTGCCGGCGCCTGTTGCGCCACCTGCGTGCGCGCGGCGGCGACGGGCCGCTGCTGGAACTGGGCTGCGGCAACGGCTGGCTGTCGCATCGCTTGGCCAGCGGCCTGCAGCGCGAAGTCTGCGGCGTGGACGTCAATCGCACCGAACTTGCCCAGGCGGCGCGGGTGTTCGCCGACGCGCCGCAGCTGAGCTTCGTCGCCGGCGACATCCTGCGTCTGCCGCTGCCGTCCCAGCGGTTCGATGTCGTGGTGGTGCCGGCTTGCATCCAGTACTTCGCCGATCCGCGCGCGCTGATCGCACGCTTGCTGCGGCTGCTGCAGCACGATGGCGAGCTGCACATCCTCGACAGCCCGTTCTATGCCGACGCCGAGCAGGCCCGGGCCAGCGCCGCGCGCAGCCTGCGCTACTTCAGCGACCTGGGCTGCGCCGAACTGGCGCAGCAGTACCACCAGCATACCGACGCAGTGCTGGACGGCATCGTGCTGCGCCGGTTGTTCGACCCCCGCCGGCTGTCGGTACGCTGCCTGCGCGCGCTGCGCTGGCGCCAGCCGCATTTCCCGTGGCTGTGCATCCGCAAGCGCGACAACCTGGCGCTGGCCGCGGCGTAGTCGACCCCATCGGCCGGCCGGCACAGCGCCGCCGTGGCCGCAGGCCATTGCGGCGCCATTGCGATTGGCGGCGTCGGCGCATGGCAGACTGCCGCCTCCTTCCCCTGCATGGATTCCCGATGAGCGGCACGCAACGCGAACTGACCTTCCGCTTCCTGGCCGAACCGATCGACGTCAACTACGGCGGCAAGGTCCACGGCGGCGTGGTGATGAAGTGGATCGACCAGGTCGGCTACGCCGCCGCGGTGGGCTGGAGCGGCCACTACAGCGTGACCGTGGCGGTGGGCGGCATCCGCTTCGTGTCGCCGATCCGCATCAGCGACATGGTCACGGTCAGCGCCAAGCTGGTCCACACCGGCACCAGCAGCATGCATTTCGCCATCGAGGTGCGCGCCCGCGATCCGATGGGCGGCGAGCCGCGCCTGTGTACGCATTGCATCATCGTGTTCGTGGCCCTGGACGGCGTCGAAGGCCGCCCGACCGCGGTCCCGGCCTGGCATCCGGACACCCCGGAAGACCATCGCCTGGCCGAGTACGCGCAGAAGGTGATGGAACTGAGCAAGGGCATCGAGGACACCATCGCGCATTACCACGGCTGAGGGCGCGCGCCCGCGCTGGCTCAGGCGCGCCAGTCCGCCGGCGCGGTGCGGCAGTCGCCATCGAACAGGCGGCCGCCGTGCGCGGCCAGTTCCTGCTGCGCCAGCGCCAGCACCGGCGCGCAGTCGGCGCTGGCGAACAGCGTGGCGAAGGCCTGCTCGAAGCGCGCGCCCACCGCCGGATCCATCCGTGCCAGCAGGCGCGGCACCCACTTGCCGCTGCCGTACCAATGGCCGCGCCCGCGCAGTGCCAGTTCCGCCAGGCGCGGATGCAGCAGGGCGCCGATCGCGACGATCTCGGCGGTGCTGCGCTCTCCGCACAGGTCGTCGACCAGGTCGGTGATCTCGTAGCGCAGCGCGTCCCGTTGCGCCGGCGTCAGTGGCAGCGGCCCGGCCTGCAGTCGCGCGGCGATCTGGCCTTGCAGGGCACGTGCGGCGTCGGTCGCGGTGCCGACGATGGTGCCCTCGGCGATCATGTGCAGCAGGCTGGGACGGCCGCGGGCCGCATCGTCATCGATGAACCAGGCCAGCGTACCCGGATCGTGCACGAAGGCCTCGACCGGCACACCCTCGGCCAGGAACGATTCGCGACGTGCCGCCGGCAGGCTGTCGTAGACCACCACCAGATCGATGTCGGACAAGCGCGTGCCTTCGCCGCGCAGGATCGAGCCGGCGGCGAAGCCGAAGGCCGCGCCGGCATAGCGGGTGGACAGCAGCGACTGCGCGATCGCCAGTGCCTGGGCGGGCGTGGGCTGGGCGGGAGTGAGCAACATCAGCGCAGCGCCTGCCGGTGCGGCCAGGATGCAACCCGGCGACGGTGGTCATGGGCATGGCAGGGGAGCAGGGCGGGCGAGGCAGGTGGTGTCATCGACATTCCGGTGACGCGATCGAGGCGGGCCAGCGTAGCGTGCCGTCGGGCAGGGCGGGTGGCGGCGATGACGCAGCAGGTGGACAGCGCGGCATCGCAGCGGCAATCCGGCGACACCCGGGCGCAATAAAAAAGGCCGCTGTCGCCAGCGGCCTTTCTTCGCATTGCGCACAGACGGGGGTGGCTTACATCGCCACGCGGCGCGCCTGCACGAACTTCTCGCCCCAGTAGCCGGAGGTCAGCGTGTCCACGCG
This genomic stretch from Xanthomonas sacchari harbors:
- a CDS encoding acyl-CoA thioesterase, which encodes MSGTQRELTFRFLAEPIDVNYGGKVHGGVVMKWIDQVGYAAAVGWSGHYSVTVAVGGIRFVSPIRISDMVTVSAKLVHTGTSSMHFAIEVRARDPMGGEPRLCTHCIIVFVALDGVEGRPTAVPAWHPDTPEDHRLAEYAQKVMELSKGIEDTIAHYHG
- a CDS encoding alkaline phosphatase; translated protein: MRLPVSALAAASTLLLGACASTPHAPAASANVAPIVVPAVAHPAGETPAWWYRSGAAKAANNGAMRGKAKNVILFLGDGMSLTTVAAARILDGQRKGASGEENQLSWEAFPATALSKTYNTDSQTPDSAGTMSSITTGVKTHMGAIGVSAGKRDACADSLGKQLLSWLELADSAGMGTGIVTTTRLTHATPAATYAHVPERNWESDADLPEKAVAEGCRDIAQQMVSARFGRGPQVMLAGGRGQFTTVEQRDPEYDDKVGLRLDGRDLVGEWRQRHPQGAYVWTRGQLEAAQNAPALLGLFEPDHMQFDHDRDRSANGDPSLAEMTKAAIRTLSQDKNGYVLMVEGGRIDHAHHAGNAYRALDETIALSQAVQAAADATSAEDTLIIVTADHSHTLNFVGYPQRGNPILGKVRGTSGEDANTGDLALDGNGQPYATLSYANGPGYTGASNQQPAGIKTFPHAPSNFEPANGRPDLTHVDTESPDFMQEALVPTKAETHGGDDVGIWARGPGSNAFRGSLEENVIYHVIVQATPTLRARLCQAGTCNSDGVPVELPKPAAFMTSAATAQ
- a CDS encoding class I SAM-dependent methyltransferase, whose amino-acid sequence is MLVHDALPDDPFEQRYLEVRRREGRLYSDAQVRTLPQPPGALGASHEWRVRAESCRRLLRHLRARGGDGPLLELGCGNGWLSHRLASGLQREVCGVDVNRTELAQAARVFADAPQLSFVAGDILRLPLPSQRFDVVVVPACIQYFADPRALIARLLRLLQHDGELHILDSPFYADAEQARASAARSLRYFSDLGCAELAQQYHQHTDAVLDGIVLRRLFDPRRLSVRCLRALRWRQPHFPWLCIRKRDNLALAAA
- a CDS encoding nucleotidyltransferase domain-containing protein, with amino-acid sequence MLLTPAQPTPAQALAIAQSLLSTRYAGAAFGFAAGSILRGEGTRLSDIDLVVVYDSLPAARRESFLAEGVPVEAFVHDPGTLAWFIDDDAARGRPSLLHMIAEGTIVGTATDAARALQGQIAARLQAGPLPLTPAQRDALRYEITDLVDDLCGERSTAEIVAIGALLHPRLAELALRGRGHWYGSGKWVPRLLARMDPAVGARFEQAFATLFASADCAPVLALAQQELAAHGGRLFDGDCRTAPADWRA
- a CDS encoding dicarboxylate/amino acid:cation symporter; protein product: MKLVTAWLRIPFWQRVVAGFLLGALAGWALGPTAETWFKPLGDLYVTLIKMIAVPLVFFAVINAISALHGQQSVAKLGGRTFLWFVVTAALAVGVGLAVGTVLQPGAGHLGLRVDSAWTPRDVPSPVQVLLDVVPSNPFYALTGIGTKTNAAGETVLAAGRGSILPVIFFAALLGFAMVKLGERVAEARKLTKQMSEIMIQVTRFVLEMTPLGTFGLIAALVGGYGFGKLLPFGNFVLALYLACAIHIVVVYSSLLLVHGLNPWKFFRGAAPGMQVAFVSSSSFAAMPVALRSITHNLGVNKDYAAFAVPLGASIKMDGCGAIFPALCAVFIAQYTGVPLTANQYFVVLIASVLGSFGTAGVPGTAVVMATVVLSAANLPLEVIGYLYAIDRVLDMMRTMTNVTGQMLVPVLVAKETGLLDRGIYEAASSNVGLEDPPVDGSGQVR